The following coding sequences lie in one Pontibacter sp. G13 genomic window:
- a CDS encoding insulinase family protein, with protein sequence MMFQTPIRGLIACSVFAIALGCKGTKETANANATTPTTPPATESVVATDPMSGEIPFDPETRTGTLPNGMRYYVRYNAKPENYAELRLALDAGSMQESDNQLGLAHFVEHMCFNGTEHFPKSALVDYLEGIGTKFGAHLNAYTSFDETVYMLRVPTDNEEQFDKGLLILEDWAHNVSFEGEEIDKERGVVIEEWRTRLGAQSRIMKKTLPKEYYQSRYVDRLPIGDTEILETFPYDTLRQFYQDWYRPDLMAIVAVGDFDVDKVEAQIKAQFGAIPGVENPREKKLYPLPDHEETLVAIAADDEASFNRLQIMYKHPKREYKDLATYRKGMIDRLCSRMIDSRLEEIMQQENPPFTYAWSGYGDMTRTKDAYQAGAIVGEGGFPRGLETILTEHERAVRYGFTGTELERAKKSILTGLEKQFREKDKLESARIVMRYVYHFLEQSPVPGIENTLSLYQETLPGITLDEVNEAFKSYITEENRVVVMTGNEQGGNTLPKEEEVKSILTGIASAEIEPYVDNVASGPLMETIPTAGAVTDAKVIEEIEVTEWTLSNGVKVIIKPTEFKNDEIMMRAMSPGGTSLYGDEDYQSAQFAVDIIEASGLANFDLVQLEKYLSDKVLGVSPYIGELEEGFRGSCSPQDLETFLQIVNLYFTQPRKDETAFNAMMAKNRALFSNLLTNPDYWFQSEMLKYLYDGNPRRKFLPTEEDLASVSLDRAFEIYQERFADASDFTFVFVGNVDEATFKPLVETYLGSLPSLNREENWKDLNITAKEGPFTEKMYKGREPKAQVRMSFSGDFEWDLKKRYQMTSAVSVLRIMMRESMREDKGGVYGVGARGSASRDPKSRYNVSIQFTCSPDNADLLMETALNDVKTLQEEGPTEQNMQKVKETQRKDLQLGMQQNGYWMSRLMFDYKYGRDPRTLLNQMEAIDALTAEEVQAAAKAYMNLEEVAKFVLLPETDSETDR encoded by the coding sequence ATGATGTTTCAGACACCCATCAGGGGGCTGATCGCCTGTTCTGTCTTCGCTATCGCACTCGGTTGCAAAGGCACCAAGGAGACAGCCAATGCTAACGCTACCACCCCTACCACCCCTCCTGCCACGGAATCTGTCGTTGCTACAGATCCCATGTCCGGAGAAATTCCATTTGACCCGGAGACCCGCACAGGCACCCTGCCCAACGGCATGCGCTACTACGTGCGTTACAACGCAAAACCTGAAAACTACGCAGAGCTCCGCTTGGCACTTGATGCGGGCTCCATGCAAGAATCTGACAACCAGCTTGGATTGGCGCACTTTGTAGAACACATGTGCTTCAACGGGACCGAGCATTTCCCCAAAAGCGCACTCGTAGACTACCTAGAGGGAATCGGAACCAAATTCGGCGCTCACCTCAATGCCTATACCAGCTTTGACGAGACCGTCTATATGCTTCGTGTCCCCACTGACAACGAGGAACAATTCGACAAAGGATTGTTGATTCTCGAAGACTGGGCACACAATGTATCATTCGAAGGAGAAGAGATCGATAAAGAACGAGGCGTAGTCATCGAGGAATGGCGTACCCGCTTGGGGGCGCAATCTCGAATCATGAAGAAAACCCTCCCCAAAGAATACTACCAGTCCCGCTATGTAGATCGCTTGCCGATTGGGGACACCGAGATTCTTGAGACATTTCCTTATGATACGCTCCGCCAATTCTACCAAGACTGGTATCGCCCTGACCTCATGGCCATCGTTGCAGTCGGAGATTTTGATGTAGACAAGGTTGAAGCGCAGATCAAAGCGCAGTTTGGCGCGATTCCCGGTGTTGAGAATCCTCGCGAGAAGAAGCTCTACCCACTACCTGACCATGAAGAGACGTTGGTTGCGATTGCAGCGGATGACGAAGCATCCTTCAACCGTCTTCAGATCATGTACAAGCACCCTAAGCGTGAATACAAGGATCTGGCTACCTACCGCAAAGGCATGATCGACCGCCTTTGCAGCCGAATGATCGATTCGCGTCTGGAAGAGATTATGCAACAGGAAAACCCTCCATTTACCTATGCATGGAGTGGATACGGAGACATGACTCGTACCAAAGATGCATACCAGGCGGGAGCAATCGTAGGAGAAGGCGGATTCCCTCGCGGGCTTGAGACTATCCTGACCGAACATGAACGTGCTGTACGATATGGCTTTACCGGAACCGAGCTTGAACGTGCCAAGAAGTCCATTCTCACGGGCCTCGAAAAGCAATTTCGCGAGAAAGACAAGCTCGAATCCGCTCGGATTGTCATGCGATACGTCTATCACTTCTTGGAGCAATCTCCTGTTCCCGGTATCGAAAACACGCTCAGCCTCTACCAAGAGACCCTACCGGGCATCACCTTGGATGAGGTCAATGAAGCCTTCAAAAGCTACATCACCGAGGAAAATCGAGTGGTGGTCATGACCGGAAACGAGCAGGGAGGAAATACCTTGCCCAAAGAAGAAGAAGTTAAATCTATCTTGACTGGAATCGCAAGTGCTGAAATTGAACCTTATGTAGACAATGTGGCTTCTGGCCCATTGATGGAAACCATCCCTACCGCTGGTGCGGTCACTGATGCCAAGGTCATCGAGGAAATCGAGGTGACAGAATGGACCCTCAGCAATGGCGTCAAGGTGATCATCAAGCCGACTGAATTCAAGAATGACGAGATCATGATGCGTGCCATGAGCCCCGGTGGAACTTCCCTCTATGGAGACGAAGACTACCAATCCGCTCAATTCGCAGTGGATATCATCGAAGCTTCTGGCCTGGCCAATTTCGATCTCGTTCAGTTGGAAAAATACCTCTCCGACAAAGTGTTGGGCGTTTCTCCATATATCGGGGAACTGGAAGAAGGATTCAGAGGAAGCTGTTCTCCTCAGGACTTGGAGACATTCCTCCAAATCGTCAACCTGTACTTCACCCAGCCTCGCAAGGATGAAACTGCCTTCAATGCAATGATGGCCAAGAACCGTGCGCTGTTCAGCAACTTGCTGACGAACCCTGACTATTGGTTCCAGAGCGAAATGCTCAAATACCTCTATGACGGCAATCCACGTCGGAAATTCTTGCCTACCGAGGAAGACCTCGCCAGCGTATCTCTGGATCGCGCCTTCGAGATTTACCAAGAACGCTTTGCCGATGCGAGCGACTTCACCTTTGTATTTGTCGGAAATGTGGATGAAGCGACCTTCAAGCCCTTGGTGGAAACCTACTTGGGAAGCCTTCCTAGCTTGAACCGTGAGGAAAACTGGAAAGACTTGAACATTACAGCCAAGGAAGGGCCATTCACCGAGAAAATGTATAAAGGCCGCGAGCCCAAAGCTCAGGTGCGCATGTCCTTCTCCGGCGACTTCGAATGGGATCTCAAAAAGCGTTACCAAATGACTTCCGCAGTTTCCGTGCTGCGAATCATGATGCGTGAATCCATGCGTGAGGACAAAGGAGGCGTATATGGGGTTGGCGCGAGAGGTTCTGCCAGCCGCGATCCCAAAAGCCGATACAATGTCAGCATCCAGTTCACTTGTTCTCCGGACAATGCAGACCTGCTGATGGAAACAGCCTTGAATGACGTCAAGACGCTTCAGGAAGAAGGGCCTACCGAGCAGAATATGCAGAAGGTCAAGGAAACCCAGCGCAAAGACCTTCAACTCGGGATGCAGCAAAACGGATACTGGATGAGCCGTCTGATGTTTGACTACAAATACGGACGCGACCCTCGTACCCTCCTCAACCAAATGGAAGCAATCGACGCACTGACTGCCGAGGAAGTGCAAGCTGCGGCCAAGGCTTACATGAACCTGGAGGAAGTAGCCAAATTCGTGCTATTGCCAGAAACCGATTCTGAGACAGATCGATAG